In Brassica napus cultivar Da-Ae chromosome A1 unlocalized genomic scaffold, Da-Ae chrA01_Random_11, whole genome shotgun sequence, the DNA window TGGTTGGTTACAACAGCCTGCAAAGAGTCCTTTAACATAAATTGAACCCTGCAAATGGGAACGATCAACCAACTTTCTGATCGCATAGAGGCAGGGTGAAGGTCTCCCTTTCGATACACAAGATGACAGAATCAAAAGGTATGCAATACTTGTGCTACTATTTTGTCATAAACCATATTATGGCAAGACAAATAGAAATTACACAAATAACTTTCTCTAGCGAGTGTGCCATCCTTAGAGTCACAGTTTTGATACAGCTCTTGGTCAAAAGGACAGGAAAGATCCGGTCTGAATCTAAGAAGAATGGAACAAAACGAATGGGAAAAGCAACAGACAGTAATTTGAAGATGAGTCATATCGTAGCAGTTACATTCGCTTCCAAAGGACAGGGTGCAAAGAAAAGGGTTGTAAAGTGGCTTAAACTTTGATTCTCCTTTCTTACAATTTAAAACAAGGCCTggcataaaaaaattcaattaaagTTTACTTATACATGGGAAAAAGCATTCCAACAAAACTTATAATATGTCTATTTTACTACTTGAAGATCTTTAATAGTTAGAATCAAGAAAAGGCAAGGCGACAAGGGAGAAGGGAGAAGTTTGAGGCATTCTGCTCCAAAAACTCGCAAGCTGTGATGATTAGTGGCTCAGCAAATACGTCTCTCCTAAGTCAATACAAAAACTGCTTCAGTCTGGTTGAGATTTTTAAAATCATGCCAAACGCAACTCAGCATGTActcaagaaacaaaacaaattaacatCACTCAGCAAGGGCTGATTCTGACGACTTATCGTAAAACTGGAACAAATAGGTTACAGTCTCACTACTTAGGGATCGAAACGACATTAGAAGAGGTGATAAAAATTGCGTTTAGAAACGAAGCCACATGAGAATGCGAAACCCACATGTTGGCCCGGTTGTGCTATACGATATATACTCGTACCCGAAATTGAATTTCATTAACCGGAAATACAGTTTTGCGGTTTATGAGCTTAATTAATACGAACCGCCTTGGTGAAACCGGTAATGTTGACGAAACTATTTATTACTAGGGTTTCGTTTTGTTTTAGGTCTTAAAGAGATATAGAACCATGAAGAGGGTGAAGAGGAAGGAGACGATACAATGTCTTACGTTGAAGGAAGATGAAAACGACCCGTTTTCGATTATTCCTCTAGATCTAATCGTAGAGATTCTCCTGAAAGTTCCGACCAAATCTGTAGCTGGTCTTGTCTTCGTTTCAAAAAAATGGTTATCCATAATCAGCGGCAAATATTTTATCAGTCAGTACCTGCAGGCTCGATCTCCACCTCGGCTTCTTTTCACAGTTTTCAGCTCCGGCATGACAGTGCAGTTCTTACATTCATGTTCCCAGGTTGATCCATCTTCTGACAGTCATAGGGTAAACATAACTccagagaagaaggagaagaagaaccaTGTGCATGCTTTTTCTCCCCCAATCCGCGGTTTGATCTGCCGTCAAATGGATTCTAGAGTGATGATAGGAAACCCTACCACGGGCCAAGTCGTAACGTTGCCTAGACTCAAAACTAGAAGAAGAGGTGTGTTATCCTTTTTCGGGTATGATCCAGTGAATGATGCATACAAAGTGTTGTGCCTGACAGTACTACGAGGTCGTCAAGAACGCGAATCACAAGTTGTGGCCAAAGATCATCAAGTGTACACTCTAGGAGTTGCCCAACAAAAATGGAGAATGGTTGAGTGTAAGCATCCTCATCTTCCTCCTACTCCTTCTTCCCTTACTAATAAAGGGATATGTTTAAATGGGGTACTGTATTATTATGCTTGGATAAAAAATGAAGGAGCCTTGATAAGCTTCGATCTGATATCTGAAGAGTTTAATGTCGTTAAGTTGCCTGAGGATATCCATTGTCTAGTGAACTACACTGGAAAGGTAGCTACAACTAGGTGGCCTACCGGTAACTACACTGAAGTTCACTTGTGGGTTCTAGAAGATGCCAGTAAGCAAGAATGGTCTAAAGTTTCAATTTGTGTTCCTTTTTTGAGAGAATTAGCTGGAAAAAACCATGGATTCAGGTTCAGGGGTACAGTTAGTACTGGTGAGCTTATATTCTCACCTTTCTCTTCCCAAAATAAGGCCCCATTCTTTTTCATCAGTTACAATCTCAAGGAAAACAAAGCCCAAAAAGTTGTGATTAGAGAATTTGGAAGTCTTTCTTATTACATGGAAGTCTATTTTGATCATGTCGAGAGTCCTATGTTCTGTCAAATCTAAGTTAATCCGTTTTCTTTTGTTGCTTTTCATTGAAGATCTCAGACAGATTGTAGTTTTGTGTGGAGACATTTGATTTACATTTGAAGATGAACATTAATTAGTTTTGTGTTGGCTATAGTTGGACATCCAtccacatttttatttttatttttatttttatttttatttagacgAATAAGTTTAATCCACCATTAGAAGATGAAAATGATGTT includes these proteins:
- the LOC106382091 gene encoding F-box/kelch-repeat protein At3g04660-like; the protein is MKRVKRKETIQCLTLKEDENDPFSIIPLDLIVEILLKVPTKSVAGLVFVSKKWLSIISGKYFISQYLQARSPPRLLFTVFSSGMTVQFLHSCSQVDPSSDSHRVNITPEKKEKKNHVHAFSPPIRGLICRQMDSRVMIGNPTTGQVVTLPRLKTRRRGVLSFFGYDPVNDAYKVLCLTVLRGRQERESQVVAKDHQVYTLGVAQQKWRMVECKHPHLPPTPSSLTNKGICLNGVLYYYAWIKNEGALISFDLISEEFNVVKLPEDIHCLVNYTGKVATTRWPTGNYTEVHLWVLEDASKQEWSKVSICVPFLRELAGKNHGFRFRGTVSTGELIFSPFSSQNKAPFFFISYNLKENKAQKVVIREFGSLSYYMEVYFDHVESPMFCQI